One stretch of Gopherus flavomarginatus isolate rGopFla2 chromosome 2, rGopFla2.mat.asm, whole genome shotgun sequence DNA includes these proteins:
- the LOC127043647 gene encoding mycolipanoate synthase-like, whose product MTATGDEIAIVGIGCNFPGGEGINNFWQVLVEGRNCTVEITPERFNTRDWYDPDDTKSGKICTTRAALIDGFNTFDNKLFGISDVEAERMDPQQKLLLECTYRALEDAGVTMEHVSGTKTGVFVGLMNRDYEIITSRAVTEINHYDGTGVAVSIAANRISYTFNLTGPSLSIDTACSSFLFALHYASQAVKQGDCEAALCGGVNCIIDPRTFVSLSKAKMISPEGMSMPFTKKANGYGRGEGCGVLLLKPLKKALEDCNRIWGVINISAINQSGRSVTPITRPSQTAQEKLLRSIYLTHVDPSVVQYVEAHGTGTPAGDPTEAESLGSIIGNNRSPKMPVLKIGSVKGNVGHAESAAGAAALIKVLLMMHHETIVPSLHYREDISSINTEKLNLSIPTTVEKWEESREFGRVAGVNCFGFGGTNAHVVVRQFKQTQVLPSFKRPIELFVLSAASGKSLKLTMEDTAEQLNISNSVTLPNLAYTSACRRSHVNYKYRKAFVTNSLQHLQQQVALAAKTQITPSKMTPQLVFVFCANGVNFKGICRTLLSSEPVFRDKCKEIEMLFQQYVPISLLGLTESECEDLPRPEIAQPLLFTLQVALTSLLKHWGIKPVAAVGHSVGEVAAAHCGGFLSLEDAVKVIYHRSRLQAKVTGGRMLVVGNIPVQEVSEALGPYSGKVCIAAFNSPSSCTLSGDADSVSALQKELAQVFSKRDIFLRVLHVPAAYHSHMMDPIIKEMMEHLQYLEKQKPEIEVISTLTGKAASVDDFTTGKFWAQHARNPVAFTRAIVTSAKEKDNVVFVEIGPERALQRYIIETLGKETRVLSSLQTDKEYQTLLSLAGNLFELGYNPDWHHFYEGYQSIPAAFPRYQFDRKKLMTYLDIHQQANRRAVNPNHPLIYSLNNENTKFSCPVSQASAPCLYEHKNNGVALVPGAFFAELGLASVMSSSRPKVPLSTCQISINFLAPCVLNQNSHDLKIELASRKTVTDFKILSSSTAVYASGQITKKSEAAVEENSISFQDIFQRCKSVVTADEVYETLSQVGFQYGSMFRQLSDIFYCEELKEAITTIKVNRETREEMSDYCIHPVLLDCFLQMTAVMTTITFQTRAGFPSGIGSLVVFRPLEEEMMIYLKTSKSTGNYLEVCGCFADKCGSVLAELKRVGIIFMKPTSPRDNDLLFENKWKEIFPAQIIGSLGEAPRVFVFADKLGIAQQLKKYLHSDSRYAMYEDWETLLEAKSSEMTTQHKMKKELEDYQEVLFMWGIQKLNDEFPGKVVAHLAKCCEAYRQIIVALREKKSSCSVRIITYRTTDRNVDHLNPGFALCGMTRTCIVEVSEITFQMIDISSSSTLDISALADVIVKYEGQDHPEIWIHQGRIYTSEIRRTPFKDVDYSQPSKSLQNSEMFTLYTTDPYQVKDLSAEIANNTITQLANHSVEVQMDKVCIHSEDYFPVSVSSCNFGNTLYWNSYTIDKHKLLALDFSGTVTAVGSEVKKVKVGDHVASCYPVVASSRVMVPGTVCFNIKKFPCFRNVPCVSYFVVAWKIVNQTLPKVKHSGTLGIISTDPESVLCKVLTLTAQEMGWRTVLAKPTSDEWQRVNQCHALVYLPPVDEMSKEVLVHLSHLQDLVIVHDNQQSECFRYLIGSDQENIRVHVLKLFSIFQKASLKQSVRAVQGWVKSMQMKQFKNLSYSVFQQIEDIESTNTAATSYFTCKSIPLAVLKGDVATNRISDIPVYEAEKKMFKQNAVYIVAGGLTGLGFETVKFIVQNGGGCIAILSRSKPSSEKQEEIKALQNQSEGSRIVSLQCNVISSSQVEKAMSSIDTIFPKSPIKGVFHSAVVLHDGCLEALNLSHFEKVLSPKVAGVINLHRATKGQELDYFVCYSSVTSFLGNSTQANYAAANSFLDVFCHYRRNCGLSGQSINWGALNLGLLLNQNKIQNILESKGIDILQVHEIYEYLKKSLILNNPQQAVVKLNFGMLSNHVLSRTASLKSRFRTLISEEFGSKLELSEQGTPQNLSPVSSEDYITSLVSYLSSTNASDLTMNTSLASLGVDSMLAMTLQNHIFHDRRVEIPLVKLLDPHTTMSSLVRLLEESSNECGSLEKTTHVAESIDDGSWL is encoded by the exons GTGAAGGAATCAACAATTTCTGGCAAGTACTAGTGGAAGGAAGAAACTGTACTGTAGAAATAACCCCAGAAAGATTCAATACCAGAGACTGGTATGATCCAGATGATACCAAATCAGGAAAAATATGCACGACGCGAGCTGCACTTATTGATGG ATTTAACACATTTGACAACAAGCTGTTTGGAATTAGTGATGTGGAAGCTGAGCGCATGGATCCTCAACAAAAGTTACTCCTGGAATGCACGTACAGAGCACTGGAGGATGCAGGAGTCACGATGGAACATGTCAGTGGCACCAAAACAGGGGTTTTTGTTG GTCTTATGAACCGAGACTATGAGATCATCACAAGCAGAGCGGTAACTGAAATAAACCATTATGATGGGACTGGGGTAGCAGTAAGCATAGCTGCTAACAGAATTTCATACACTTTTAATCTGACTGGACCATCACTTTCCATCGATACTGCCTGCTCATCGTTTCTTTTTGCTTTGCATTACGCCTCGCAAGCAGTTAAACAAG GAGATTGTGAAGCGGCTCTGTGTGGAGGAGTGAACTGCATTATAGATCCCCGCACCTTCGTATCTCTGAGTAAAGCAAAAATGATCTCTCCTGAGGGGATGAGTATGCCCTTTACTAAAAAGGCAAATGGTTATGGAAGAGGAGAAGGCTGCGGTGTTCTTTTACTGAAGCCACTAAAAAAG GCACTAGAAGACTGTAACAGAATATGGGGAGTTATAAACATCAGTGCAATAAATCAGAGTGGAAGATCCGTGACTCCAATCACAAGACCATCTCAGACAGCACAGGAAAAGTTACTACGCAGCATTTATCTGACTCATGTTGACCCATCAGTTGTGCAGTATGTTGAAGCACATGGCACAGGAACTCCTGCTGGAGATCCTACAGAAGCAGAGAGCCTAGGTAGCATCATTGGTAATAACAGATCTCCTAAAATGCCTGTTCTAAAGATTGGTTCTGTTAAAGGGAATGTTGGCCATGCTGaatcagctgctggggcagctgCATTAATTAAAGTTCTTTTAATGATGCACCATGAAACAATTGTTCCATCTTTGCATTACAGAGAGGATATTAGTAGCATAAATACAGAGAAATTAAATCTATCAATTCCAACGACTGTAGAAAAATGGGAAGAGTCGAGAGAATTTGGAAGAGTAGCTGGTGTCAACTGTTTTGGATTTGGGGGAACCAATGCCCATGTTGTTGTCAGACAGTTCAAGCAAACACAGGTTCTTCCCTCTTTTAAACGACCGATTGAATTATTTGTACTCTCTGCGGCTTCAGGCAAATCCCTCAAATTGACAATGGAAGACACAGCTGAGCAGTTAAACATAAGCAACTCAGTAACTCTCCCAAATCTGGCCTATACATCTGCCTGTAGAAGAAGCCATGTAAATTACAAGTACAGAAAAGCATTTGTTACAAACTCTCTTCAACATTTACAGCAACAAGTTGCATTAGCAGCTAAAACACAAATAACGCCATCAAAGATGACTCCACAACTAGTTTTTGTGTTCTGTGCTAATGGAGTAAATTTCAAAGGGATCTGCAGGACATTATTGAGTTCAGAGCCAGTATTCAGagataaatgtaaagaaataGAAATGTTATTTCAGCAATATGTACCCATCAGCCTCCTGGGATTAACAGAAAGTGAATGTGAGGATTTGCCCAGGCCAGAAATTGCCCAGCCATTGCTTTTTACTCTCCAAGTTGCCTTAACTTCTCTTCTTAAACATTGGGGAATTAAGCCCGTGGCTGCTGTTGGCCATTCAGTTGGAGAAGTTGCTGCCGCCCATTGTGGAGGGTTTCTTTCCCTTGAAGATGCCGTCAAAGTAATTTATCACAGGAGTAGGTTACAGGCGAAGGTTACCGGAGGCAGAATGTTGGTAGTTGGTAACATCCCTGTTCAAGAAGTATCAGAAGCCCTTGGCCCGTATTCTGGGAAGGTGTGCATTGCAGCTTTTAACAGCCCTTCTTCCTGTACCTTGTCTGGAGATGCAGACTCTGTGAGTGCCCTTCAGAAAGAACTAGCTCAAGTGTTCAGCAAGAGAGACATATTTCTTCGTGTTTTACATGTCCCAGCTGCATACCACAGCCACATGATGGATCCAATAATAAAGGAGATGATGGAGCATTTACAGTATTTGGAAAAACAGAAGCCGGAAATTGAAGTGATTTCAACATTGACTGGAAAGGCTGCTTCTGTAGATGATTTCACTACAGGCAAGTTCTGGGCCCAACATGCTCGGAATCCTGTTGCTTTCACACGGGCCATAGTGACTTCAGCTAAAGAAAAGGACAATGTTGTGTTTGTTGAAATAGGCCCAGAAAGAGCATTACAGAGGTATATAATAGAAACGCTAGGCAAAGAAACTAGAGTTTTGTCCTCCTTGCAAACTGATAAAGAATATCAGACTCTTCTTAGCCTTGCAGGGAATCTGTTTGAACTGGGATATAATCCTGACTGGCATCACTTTTATGAAGGGTATCAAAGTATTCCAGCAGCATTTCCCAGATACCAGTTTGATCGTAAGAAGCTAATGACCTATTTGGACATCCATCAACAAGCAAATCGAAGAGCTGTAAACCCAAATCATCCTTTGATTTACAGTTTGAACAATGAGAACACCAAATTCAGCTGCCCAGTTTCCCAGGCATCAGCACCCTGTTTATATGAGCACAAGAACAATGGTGTTGCTTTAGTTCCAGGTGCATTTTTTGCAGAGCTCGGTTTGGCATCTGTGATGAGTAGTTCGAGGCCAAAAGTGCCTTTAAGTACTTGTCAGATTAGTATCAATTTTTTGGCCCCTTGTGTTTTAAACCAGAATTCCCATGATTTAAAGATAGAATTGGCGTCACGAAAAACCGTGACAGATTTCAAAATACTGTCATCCTCAACTGCAGTTTATGCATCAGGACAAATTACCAAGAAGTCTGAAGCTGCAGTGGAAGAAAACAGCATCTCCTTTCAAGACATCTTTCAAAGGTGTAAATCAGTAGTTACTGCAGATGAGGTTTATGAAACACTGTCTCAGGTTGGATTTCAATATGGTTCCATGTTCAGACAGTTAAGTGATATATTTTATTGTGAAGAGCTAAAGGAAGCTATAACCACCATAAAGGTGAACAGAGAGACAAGAGAAGAGATGTCTGACTATTGTATCCATCCAGTGCTGTTAGACTGTTTTCTACAGATGACCGCTGTCATGACAACAATAACTTTCCAGACCAGAGCAGGCTTTCCTTCTGGCATAGGCAGTCTTGTAGTTTTCAGACCTTTGGAGGAGGAAATgatgatatatttgaaaacaagCAAATCAACTGGGAACTACTTAGAGGTTTGTGGATGCTTTGCAGATAAATGTGGCTCTGTTTTGGCAGAACTGAAACGTGTTGGGATCATCTTTATGAAGCCAACATCCCCCAGAGACAACGACTTGCTCTTTGAAAATAAGTGGAAAGAAATATTTCCCGCTCAGATCATAGGAAGTTTAGGGGAAGCACCCAGAGTCTTTGTGTTTGCAGACAAACTTGGAATAGCTCAGCAGCTCAAAAAATACTTACACAGTGATTCGAGATATGCTATGTATGAAGATTGGGAAACATTGCTGGAAGCCAAGAGTTCAGAAATGACCACACAACATAAAATGAAAAAGGAGCTTGAAGACTACCAGGAAGTTTTGTTCATGTGGGGAATTCAGAAGTTAAATGACGAGTTCCCAGGAAAAGTGGTGGCACATTTAGCTAAGTGTTGTGAAGCGTATCGCCAAATTATTGTGGCATTAAGAGAGAAAAAATCCAGTTGTTCAGTTAGAATTATCACCTACAGAACAACAGATAGAAATGTAGATCATCTTAACCCTGGATTTGCTTTATGTGGCATGACGAGAACCTGCATAGTTGAAGTTTCAGAAATCACATTTCAGATGATTGACATCAGCTCTTCCAGTACACTGGACATCTCAGCCTTAGCAGATGTTATTGTAAAGTACGAAGGACAGGATCATCCAGAAATTTGGATTCATCAAGGAAGAATTTACACTTCGGAAATCAGACGCACACCATTTAAAGATGTGGATTACAGTCAACCTTCAAAGTCTCTTCAGAACTCAGAGATGTTCACTTTATACACTACAGATCCTTACCAAGTGAAAGATTTATCTGCTGAAATAGCCAATAATACCATTACTCAACTTGCAAATCACAGTGTTGAAGTTCAAATGGATAAAGTATGCATCCATTCAGAAGATTATTTTCCTGTTAGCGTTTCAAGCTGTAACTTTGGGAATACATTGTATTGGAATTCATATACAATAGACAAACATAAGCTTTTAGCTCTGGACTTCAGTGGCACAGTAACTGCAGTAGGCAGTGAAGTGAAAAAAGTTAAGGTGGGAGATCATGTGGCTTCATGTTATCCAGTTGTTGCATCATCGAGAGTCATGGTTCCAGGGACAGTTTGTTTCAACATCAAGAAGTTTCCATGCTTTAGAAATGTTCCTTGTGTGTCATACTTTGTGGTAGCATGGAAAATTGTAAATCAAACATTACCGAAGGTGAAACACAGTGGGACTTTAGGTATTATTTCTACTGACCCAGAGTCAGTGTTATGCAAAGTGCTCACTCTAACAGCACAGGAAATGGGCTGGAGAACAGTACTTGCAAAACCTACGTCTGATGAGTGGCAACGTGTAAATCAGTGCCATGCCCTTGTTTATTTGCCTCCAGTAGATGAAATGTCTAAGGAAGTTCTAGTTCATCTTTCCCATCTCCAAGACCTTGTGATAGTACATGATAATCAACAGTCTGAATGTTTTCGATACCTAATTGGAAGTGATCAAGAAAACATTCGTGTTCATGTACTGAAACTTTTCAGTATCTTTCAGAAAGCATCTCTGAAACAGTCTGTAAGGGCTGTCCAGGGATGGGTCAAATCAATGCAaatgaaacaatttaaaaacctATCATATTCTGTTTTTCAGCAGATTGAGGACATTGAAAGTACAAACACTGCAGCGACCTCCTATTTCACCTGCAAATCTATCCCGCTGGCTGTGCTGAAAGGGGATGTGGCGACCAACAGGATTTCAGACATACCAGTATATGAAGCAGAGAAGAAAATGTTTAAGCAGAATGCGGTTTACATAGTGGCAGGGGGGCTCACTGGGCTTGGATTTGAAACTGTGAAATTTATAGTCCAGAACGGAGGGGGCTGTATTGCGATACTTTCAAGGAGCAAACCAAGCAGTGAGAAGCAAGAAGAAATCAAGGCTTTGCAAAATCAGAGTGAAGGGAGCAGAATAGTCAGTTTGCAGTGTAATGTTATTTCTAGCTCTCAGGTTGAGAAAGCTATGAGTTCAATTGACACAATCTTTCCAAAGAGCCCAATCAAAGGTGTATTCCATAGTGCTGTGGTTTTGCATGACGGATGTCTTGAAGCTCTGAACTTATCTCACTTTGAGAAAGTGTTAAGTCCCAAAGTTGCAGGGGTAATAAATCTCCACCGGGCTACCAAGGGGCAGGAACTCGACTATTTTGTGTGTTACTCCTCTGTGACTTCATTTCTTGGAAATTCAACACAAGCAAACTATGCTGCTGctaattctttcctggatgtttTTTGCCACTACAGGAGGAATTGTGGACTTTCAGGACAATCCATTAATTGGGGTGCCTTGAATCTTGGCTTATTGCTAAATCAAAACAAGattcaaaatattttggaatCCAAAGGCATAGATATTCTGCAGGTACATGAAATTTATGAATAtcttaaaaaaagtttaattctGAATAATCCTCAGCAAGCTGTAGTAAAATTAAATTTTGGAATGCTAAGCAATCATGTTCTTTCTCGAACAGCATCACTCAAAAGTCGCTTCCGTACACTCATTTCAGAAGAATTCGGCAGCAAGCTCGAGCTATCTGAACAAGGAACCCCTCAGAATTTATCTCCAGTCAGTTCTGAAGATTATATCACCTCACTGGTGAGTTATCTCAGTAGTACAAATGCGAGTGATCTTACAATGAACACATCACTTGCATCACTGGGCGTGGACTCTATGTTAGCCATGACGCTACAGAATCATATCTTTCATGATAGAAGGGTGGAG